In Bacillus rossius redtenbacheri isolate Brsri chromosome 11, Brsri_v3, whole genome shotgun sequence, the DNA window GAAGGGAGATGGAATGTCTCCACTGCAATACACTTCCTTCCCCCTCTTATCCTACTTTCCCTGTCGCCCTTCTTTTATGTGCCCTTCACCCCGCCACCCTAAGCTTGCAAGATTCCTGACCCCTACTATTCGCGCCAGGAATGGTGTGAACGAAGTGAAAGAGCGCAGCCTCTTGCGATCATGAACAGCTCCATTCAGATACAAGATAGGGCTGTAGTCATCAATCCAATCACACTTTTTCAACGAATGACCATGGTGATACATTCAGATGAAGATCTGCGAGAATTTTTGCGTTACAAACTTTAGCCCCTGCCCTCTCTCTCTTTTCGATGAGCATGTGATGAGAAAAGGAACAAAATCGAGCTTGTATAGGGATTTTGCACCGATTGAACAGGCAGATTTGAATAATACAAAATTTGTCATCGATGGAGGGTTTTTGTTACACCGGGTCAAATGGCACCATGGCCAGACATATGCAGAAATTTGCAGCAGTTATGTATCATATGTCAAGTCAAACTACAACTCAAATACCATTGTTATTTTCGATGGCTACCCTGACGAAGCTTGTGAAAGCACCAAGCGCATAGAACGATTGAGAAGAGCACAAAGAAAACAATCTGCTGCAATATCATTTACAGAATCGATGGTGCCCACTGTCTCACAGGAGAGTTTCCTTGCAAATTGCGAAAACAAGAACCGGTTGATTTCAATGTTGATGGAAAAATTTCACAACAGCTCTTAAGTTGGCCCCATCAAATGAATACCTATGTAACAGTGGTGGGGGAAGATATAGACCTTTTGGTGATTTTGATTGGCCTGTGTAGCCCAGACATAAATAATGTCTTCTTTTTGAAATCAGGAAAAGGAAAGGCGTCGCAAGCGCTCTACAATTCTCATCTTGCCACTCACAAAATCCTATCAGACCATATATTGTTCCTGCACGCGATGAGTGGTTGTGACACTACCCTGCTATTTTTAACCAgggaaaactgaaatttctcaaagtCCTGCAAAAGAACAATGACCTACAAGCAATCATTGATGCTTTCAAAAACCCTCATGCACATCAGGACGAGATTGCAGAAGCAGGAAACGTGTTTCTCATCGCTCTGTATAGGAGAGGTCATGATACAAGCCTGAACGATTTGAGATACAGGCAATATGTATCTTCATCgtacaaaaataaaaccaaaattgcCTCGCTACCCCCCACTGAAGCTGCTGCACAACAACATTCACTGAGAGTTTACTTTCAGGTGCAGCAATGGTTATCCAGTCATAACACTCGACGAGCAACAAAGAGATCCGAACGAGtggggatggaaaaaaaaacaagaggtGGTATCGTGCCAGTTCCAACCACTTCCAACCCTGCACCAGACTCGATACTTAAGCACATTTcttgtaaataatgtaaaaaaggcTGCCAACGCAATTGTGGATGCAGGAAGGCAGGTCTTCATTGCTTTCCGATCTGCACATCGTGCGAAGGGCTGTGTGATAACGTCGAGCCCCCGGAAGACAGCACTGACATAGACGAAGAAGAGACCGAAGAAAGAGATCGAGAACAGACTGAAGAGAGATGCTTACACTATGTTCAAGGAATGTCTAATCTCACAATCTATTTCGTATTCATTCATGTCTCCTTGAGATATGGTCTCAAGTTGTTTTACCACCACCTATTTCATTTTCCAGATTTACAAACCCCGACACTGACGATAGAAAAACCAGAATCTATGTCAGAACCTGCCGCCTTCGAAGAACCTCAGCCAGAAACCTCTAAACGACTACGGCACATATAATTTTTTCTCATATAAAGGTAGATATAATAtgtaaacatttgtaataaaataaaaaataagaaattatgtTTCAAGATTTTTCATTCGAATTTCAGTTTTTTATTACCAAATTTGTACAATTTCGGACTTAATTTAATAACttcaaaattatgtaatttttgaaaaatgaccTGTATCTACCTTCACATATACGATCAAAGTAAGACATGTACAAATAACTGAAAGGAATTCACTAAATTACAGCTGTTAATAATAAATTAGAGTCTTGGAGAGGAAGAAGTGAGTTTTTGGGGTCACAGCCAAACTACACCAATTTTCAACTAGCGCTTGAGTCCAAACGGTTAgtcacagaaaaaaaacataagaaaacAAATTGTAGGAAATTTTAGATACTTTCATTTTGAATAGAAAGGTTATTTACAAAAAAGTTGATAGTTTTCGAGTCATAAGCAATAAACtgcaaaaaattaaggttttttaccttttttaattttttttttaaatgttgcatcACAAAATTTTGTTAGCAAACCTCAAATTCGGATTCAGCACCCcataaaacataataattaaaaaaatcaaaactaccCCAAAACTTTCCtggtaaaaacacaatttaactggACTAAAAGGCAATACAAGCTTGTGTGAAAAAGATTAATAGagaaaatatttccaaataataatattttagcaaGTTTAAgtgagttactttttttttattatcataaaCTGATCTTACGCCAACAGTAATAAATTTTTCCACATtgcatacaatttaataaaaaaagtatattatatTCCAGACTATTAAGTGATGAAAGGTGGACTTGCAAACTACCAATAAGTGGTACATAAGAACATGCTTATCTCCGAAGCAAATGTAGACTATAGTAATATTAAACAGTAGAGCAATTTTGCAAAAGGATTGCTTGGACCACATGGTTCAGGCAGGTAAAGCCCTTGTGATAAAAGTGCTTTGTAGTAATAATTAGCCACGTAATCCCCATAAAGCCTCACTCATTCGGCAATTTCATTAGGTAAGGGGTTCACACTACAGCCAGCACAGTTACATTAGAGATATGTCCATAGCTGAACCAGAAGTGGTTTAAGGGAAGTATCAATCAACTAGTAGTGAATTCAGGGAAGCATGGCTGGACAAAGAGTGGATTCAAGGAAGCTTGGTTCCACAAGGAGTGGCTTCAAAAAAATATGGTTGGACCAGGAGTGGTTTCAAGGAAGCATGGTTGCAGAAGGAGTGGCTTCAGGGAAGCATGGTTGAACCATGAGTAGATTCAAGAAAGCATTATTGCACAAGGAATGGCTTCAGGGAAGCATGGCCTGACCAGGGGTGGCTTCAGGAAAGGATATCTGGAGCAAGTGTGGCTTCAGGAAAGGATAGCTGGAGCAAGTGTGGCTTCAGGGAAGCATTGCTGGATCAGAAGTAGTAACAGGGAAGCATGGGTGTAACAGAAGTGTTTTAGGGAGGTATGTTGGAATGAGAAGTGGTTACAGGGAAGCATGGCAGGACCAAGAATGGTTTCAGAGAAGCATAGCTGGATCAGGAGTTGTTTCAGGGAAGCATTATTGGACAAAGATTGGTTTCAGGGAAACATGCCTGGACCAAAAGAGGTTTCAGGGTAGCATGGCTGGTGTATGAGTGGTTTCAGGGAAACATGGCTGGACCAGAATAGTTTCAGGGTAGCATGGCTCATTCAGGAGTGTACCAGTGTAGCATGTCTATACCAGGAGTGGGTTTAACGAAGTATGTCTGGACCAGGGCTGGGTCTATGTCCTCCCAATGTGATTCAACTTTTCTACCTCTAGGTCttttgaacaaatattattttgattttaccagtggcgtagcgtgccatcttggcgcctggggcgggagacccattttgccgcccccattctataggtgcttaattaaaattaaatttcacatgcaatgaggtaccttttattgaagttaaaataggatgagcggttttacaagcggattctacgggccttatgagcagcgaagtcagaaataactttgtcaaaatcaatattagcagccaattcttgttcaatcgacaatatagccaagtttgatagtctagcggagctcatagtagatctgaggtgattttttattagcttcaacttcgaaaatcttctctcacaacttgcaacactaatcgccaaagtcaaatatatacgaatcaagatgactatatttggaaccgaaattccgagattcagtttttgaatgaactggaggagctccagtggtcctttaccacttatatcttcctctgattcagaacaggcaacaacaacaaactactgaagacgcttccgctccatctgaaactcgtccttgtcgatgtcttctaatacatgggaaagatcacactcgaacttgttgtccaaaagtttcgctggcatcaaaaatccgaactgtccgatatttcttgaatttgctggaatcgagtcatcatttcttgaatgatcttgtcgaatgatgcgataatctctcgacggatttcctgttagtgagacaaagctgcatcttcagaagattcatcgccatgcatgcgttttttcctgcgaattcttctcgttttgagttcgattccgagtttttcgcagagagccttagcaaagtcaattgcttcttgcacgaaacagTCTCTACTTtgcactaagagggttttcaagcgcagagtttctgagcacacttatccgcacttagtcctcgttgctgcaggtaaatctgtgcgtcatctacttcaggtagcactgcagcccaaaagccaagaaaagttaggaagttaaatgactgcatggctgtcaggagaagactggctcccgatcttgtttcggaagtttgagatgaatctgttaattgttccagtacctcaagaactacctcaaacttatttttaagcatcttgacagctacatgtctagcgctccagcgcgtttcagtgactcgttttactgcttgacctgtgacggcaaccaaagcgttccatcgaacagttgatgcggaaaagaaggcaaacagcttctccagagttccaaaaaacgtcacggaatccactgattcagaagcagcgtgtaccccagccaagtttagtgagtggtttgtgcatgcaacgaatatagctttcggattcagtgctttaatccgggcttgaactccattgtggatccctgacattgtggcagcattgtcataagcctgtcctctcagattctgtatgtccagtccgtctgatgttatcttcgcgattatatcgttgctgagatcttctgcattttttccttttggttcgaagaattcaatgaaagattctaccacggcgactttttctccttcgatatgtacgtatcgcagaacttggctcatttggtcattgtgggagatgtctggtgtactgtcgaagattacgcaataatatttagcttcttgaatacgacggatgatggtggatcgaacttgctgtcccagtaagtttataaattcattctgggtttctggagatagatacgaaactgagactcttgctcccagctttatctttgtcaggtgttccattagaagagggtcgtatttagctaggaggtgcactaactccagaaagttcccgcgattgacactatcatctcctcgaatgtcttctcgatgtcctctgaaggccagattctgtttggctaagaactggataatattcagcaacctgtacagtacatccctccacttctcctcactttcgaaaacttcttgttgtttctgatcgatggttgctttacagttcaggcgaacttccaactccttccatttcaagaagctctgttcatggcccagggtattttcatggtctcctattcttggatttagcttccaccatttgttgaatccttcttcagatgcgaagttagagccggaattgccaaacagcttgcaagaaaaacaatacaaggattgcttcaaaggcgagtacaccatccatgttcggagaaccttttcgccgttagatgatggtttgtagaaccactctttggttagttttcgggtaccgcctttcgttgaagtccctgagcgaacaactaataaaactgaaactgggattttacgttcagcgtgtttcacccaatccctgccagacctagaagaaaaaaggcgtcgaccgttagaaaatgacttaactgagaaggcttgtaaacccataatttgtaatttgctaaatttttggtatgtttatttgcatgttaaggtgtgccAATTTTTTGCTAggtttcgcctatgttaattgatatttacagcggtgatacgcccgtgcgtatctatatttgtatttgtattaatatgttcttatatatttttaatgcctttttggtaattatatttaattttcggagctccaaaatatatgatcaaattataattttttgggggaattgttaaagtatttttttagtattattatatagctatatttttataagtagtaatagggtatgtattttatgataaatgcgtcgatttgtgatgaaacgattttatgatatatatatttattaaatgttgtcatataaattttgcatctttttaacttgctgcctcctctcactgttcgcaaccttattagtattttttaagcctgctattagtttgggttttaatatttttttgggtttacctgcgctcgcggtacggggcaatataggagttttactgtgtcccggtttgcggaagttgtttggtttgccctgggttaaggtcaaactttacagtacaatgcgtagtactaaattcaatgagtgcgaaagagaggcatcgacacgggccgacgcgtgaaacaaaagattttgtatgagtaattaacataataaggagtgccgctcaactcggctcgcgcgcgccgggcggcgcggcgtgatgcgatgttgccgttcgtatgtaaacaaacaaatgttataaagagctctgtcagtgatttcgcagtttttcttttaaataaatatcaaaaaatagttggtgcgcaaaattttagataaaaattgaacattatagtgtgtctgacacatgtaatgaatgaatcatagatgagatctcaacccgcttcaccggcgacccgcccctgcgggctgccgcccggggcgggccgccccctccgccccacccacgctacgccactggattTTACCAaggatatttaaaatacttttacattacaacaatcactTAGTACTTTACACTGTTAAAACATTATAGTGAATGAAAAGTTTTTTGTGGCTGTTTTATTTAGTTGAAATGaattagattttaaataaatattagtgaGCAGTGTCACCGCTCATGGTTATTgcttttatttattcatgtataGACCATCCGCTGCAGCCGTTTGCCTCTTTTCCCCTCCTTGCATGTGACATATTTGCACCCCCCTCCAACTCCTCTCCGTCTTGCCTCCCTCTCTCACCCAGCCGTCGCCTGGTAGGCGACCTGCCGCGAGGACAGCTACAAGCAGTTGGTGGCTACGAGCTGAAGTGGTTTATTGGTTGGAGGATTAGGCCTATTAAATATTTAGGTTGCGCCTGTGCTACATTTTTTGGATCGACTTGTCATagaacttagctttggctacttgttaaaGTCAACACCTaggaactggtgtgattatcgtgatagttgtagtcacccgtgtgaaataataatttacgtATTTCCTTGCAACacttatttaatttgattttgcaaaaaaaatggagCACAGAATCATTGTACAGTgcacattacaaaattaaaaagaatgaaaatacccactgaaattaatttttttcttgtttataaaCTTTGTGCTTTTAGTGTTGTTTGATTCTTGTGAATGTTTCATATTATAACTGATGTAGTTATATTTCTTTCAGATGGCACGTAAACTCAGAGTAGCACTGAAAGAAAAGTCTTCCGTAATCAGCTACCATCGCTTCTACATCAGTGTCAGCTCTGAAGACAGTCACAACCATCCCATAACACCTTATGGCAAACCTTCCGTAGCAATTGCACGGCGGCGCCAGCAAATCATTCATCCAGAGCTTGTATCCGAAATTGAAAGACTAGTAGAGCAAGGCATCACGGCCACGAGGGAAGTGAAATTGCTACTTGATCAATATGTACGAAGCAAGTTTTCTGGCGACAAAGAATTAAAGAAGCAAAGTAAAGCCTTTTCTCCAAAAGAATATGTAATTACTGCACATGTGTTCCGTGCAATCTTTTCCCAGAAAAGAGACCTAATCGATCAAGAAGTACTGCAGGAAACCATCAACGAATGGAAAATTCAAGATAATGATGACCTATTTTTTTTCCGGCCCTATGAAGTTGTTTCTGCTGGTGGTGTGCACACTCTGCTGTTTTGCCACCAGACAAAGTGGCAACAGAAGTTAATGTTGCGGTATGGTAGAATGTGCCTGCTGGATGCAGCCTATAAAACTATTAAGTATGCTTTGCCACTGTTCTTTATAGCAGTCAAGACCAATGTTGGCTACATTGTTGTTGGTACTTTTGTTGTGCAGTCTGAAAACACCACATTAATCACAGAAGCATTAAATGTATTCAAGGAATGGCTTCCAGAATGGCAACCACAATTCTGGATGACAGATTCCAGTGAGATGGAAATTGGTGCAATTGAAAACACCTTCCCTGAAAGCACCATATACTTGTGTGCATTTCACAGGGAACAAGCCTGGGTAAGGTGGGTTGGGGAGAGTGGTAATGTAGCGTGTGGTGATGCGGAAGAGATTCTCAGTATGTGGCGCACTATTGCAGCTTCAGTTGACAAAAGTGAGTTTGACTGCAATGTAGGAGAAATGAACACCAGCATCGTCATGCAAGGAAATCCTAACGCATCACACTATTTTGCTACTCATTGGCTACCTGAAGCACCCAGATGGGTACAGGCCTTCAGTGACAAAGATTTTGAGACAATAGTCCATGTTAATAATGGTATTGAAAGCCAAAATAAAGTGCTGAAGCATTCATATCTGTGTTACAACTCTGACAAATCTCTCACTGGGATGCTCAAGACAGTTATAAACAGCTATTTACCAGATTTATACAGAGAATATTGCTATAAGAATTCTTCTTCTAATAATTTCAGTTCAGAGATACCTTCGTATCTGATGAACAGGCCGAAGCACTTCATAAAACACATTCTCGCTGGAATAAGTGCAGCCAGATCTGAGTTTAGTGAAGACTCCATTACAGAAGTTACGGATAGTATTTTTGCTGTTCAAAGTTGTACAGATAAAACTATGTTCCACTGCGTTGATTTTAGTGATGCTACCTGCAATTGCATTGACTTCATGAAATATAGATTTCCTTGCAAGCATATGTGtgcaatatttgaatttttaccTGCTTATAGTTTTCTTCGGCTGAACTCTGCATATATCAACAGTCCGTACATCACACTTGATTCTGATCATGGCTACTTCACCGTGACAGGAGTCATAAATTCTTCTTCAACAGCAGCCCCAACCTCCAAAAATGGTGATCCAGATAAAACCCAACCAACCTGTGACATGACTGAAGAACATGGCCTACAAATTTTAACTTGTCAAtcacatacaaaaataacaccaacaccaccaacaacaacaacaacaccaacaacaacTCGGGACACGTGCAACCTGAGTGAAGGACATGATGCAGACATTTTAACCATCCATTCTTCGCAATCTTGGAACAACTGTGACCAGACTGTGGAAGTTTCAACCAGTGAACCATCACAAAGAAGTGGCATTTTATCAGCTCAGCAACGTTTTCGAAATACGTATGAAAGGTTGATTGATCTTTCATGTTTATGTAGTGATGAACAGTTTTTGGATGAGAAAACAACACTTCTACTTGAGATACATAaacagatggaaaaaaaaataaagggtggCTCCCGGTCACCCCTCAAAAACTCAGTTTCACCGCAGACTTCACAGACAGCTTTGCAGAGGATAAAGGCAAAGTACAGGATGCTGCCCTAGCACAGAAACTGTTGGAAATCTCTACGGAAGTGTAGAGTCGTGCGTGGAAATGCAGCTGGCCGTCCTGCCGAGGGGCAGCTGATGCTGGctgcgtgagagagagagagagagagagagagagccagcGTCCAGTCTCACTGCCAGGGAGGGGCAGTGTCACGTAGCTGAAGCATTGTGATGGTGCGAGTTTGACTGGGCATCAACGCTCATCACCATCATGGTGTTGCATCGGGTCACGGTTCACATGTGTGACCAACCAAACTCAACAACAACCAAGCCAGAGAATGTGAACTGAATCTTGTATGTGGTCTGTCTCAAAATCATTAAGCCATGTGAAGGTTTGAAGAAggttaatttttgaatatttgtatttccgttaatggTTTTATAATAGTATGTGTTTTTATGTTGTGTGCTACAGTCTACGAATTGTacatttttcatgttaaaaaagaACCAAACAGTCGTGTGACAGCAGTGTGACATTGTGAATGTACTTGTGGGGCAAAGACATTACCTACTTCATGAGCATGATCTCAGAGGTGTTGCCACCTCAAGTGTGTATATGTACTAGTTATGTATTTGCCACAGTCATTACTTTATGTGTGTTTTTCTCAGAAATATCTTGGCTTGCATGTTGCAAATTCACATTACATAATTTACCATGAAAGCTTGTGatgtatgtaaaaatatatatatatatatttttttttcatatgtacATAATAAGAATCATACATCTAGCCACATGAGATACACATTTAGCCATTTCTCTATGCCattatattttcataatattGCTGTTCCGTAGTAAAATGGTCTATATTCATTTTTGGTTCCTCATCTTTGAGTTGCTTTAGGATTGATTTGACCCATTGCTGTTCATGATTTCCATCCTACGAGTGCTCCGATAGCTTTCCAAGCACAGAAAAAGTGTATTGcaagtaatatattttaattttacagtgacATTACCACCACCATCACTACTGCTGGTATGCATATAAACAGTGTTTCCATAAATCACTGGACAGCTGCTAAGGCCGAAAGGCAACCCTCTTCCCTAAAGAAACCTTTTGTGTTAACTTTCAAGTAGGGGGTGCGAAGGAATCCTGTGACACTGTAAACAATCAAACAAGTGGGTGTGGCAGCAGGTGGGCATGGCACCACGTGGCCGGGTGGGGCGTGGCCAGGAGCCACATGGAAGGAATCCTCAGGTGGTTGTTGACATCACGTGGAGCGTGGTCTGCTCGGGCGACCGCATCTTGGTTCTAATTTAGGAAgctagggagcgctagtgtcgtgCACCGCATTAATTTTTACAAGACAAAAATGGGAGGTATCGTGGCGCCGgagattcgatccgtcaaccttcaAATTCTTCTGCAGCATTAACCATTAAACTTGGCTCACTCTGCTCTTGTTCTAAGTCTTTACATTTCGTGTGACATTTGGGTATGTAGTCTCAGTTGGGCATTGCAGATTGCTCATCCTAGGGGATGGTATCCCTCTACTCTGTCATTGCTCAACGGGCATGACTTGCTTCCATGCTTAATACTGCCTCTGTGGTGCATATGGCTGTGCAGTGTGTGAAGTAGCTCTTGTTGAATTTTCTGAGTGATAGATGAATGACTGGGATAATGTGAAATTGTGGTGGCTCCATGTGGTTGAAGCTGGGTCTCTGGCAGGAGTTTGGTTAAATGGCAGTTGCTCTTCTGATCTGACTTTGAAGATCTAGGAGGCCTTTGTGGTGGCATTGCA includes these proteins:
- the LOC134536714 gene encoding uncharacterized protein LOC134536714 isoform X2; its protein translation is MQCSRGPRYYPSKHRSPDDPRPLQRKRTFTITKKLGCPAVMSVRCVRVYPEFASTGSERNKHKMARKLRVALKEKSSVISYHRFYISVSSEDSHNHPITPYGKPSVAIARRRQQIIHPELVSEIERLVEQGITATREVKLLLDQYVRSKFSGDKELKKQSKAFSPKEYVITAHVFRAIFSQKRDLIDQEVLQETINEWKIQDNDDLFFFRPYEVVSAGGVHTLLFCHQTKWQQKLMLRYGRMCLLDAAYKTIKYALPLFFIAVKTNVGYIVVGTFVVQSENTTLITEALNVFKEWLPEWQPQFWMTDSSEMEIGAIENTFPESTIYLCAFHREQAWVRWVGESGNVACGDAEEILSMWRTIAASVDKSEFDCNVGEMNTSIVMQGNPNASHYFATHWLPEAPRWVQAFSDKDFETIVHVNNGIESQNKVLKHSYLCYNSDKSLTGMLKTVINSYLPDLYREYCYKNSSSNNFSSEIPSYLMNRPKHFIKHILAGISAARSEFSEDSITEVTDSIFAVQSCTDKTMFHCVDFSDATCNCIDFMKYRFPCKHMCAIFEFLPAYSFLRLNSAYINSPYITLDSDHGYFTVTGVINSSSTAAPTSKNGDPDKTQPTCDMTEEHGLQILTCQSHTKITPTPPTTTTTPTTTRDTCNLSEGHDADILTIHSSQSWNNCDQTVEVSTSEPSQRSGILSAQQRFRNTYERLIDLSCLCSDEQFLDEKTTLLLEIHKQMEKKIKGGSRSPLKNSVSPQTSQTALQRIKAKYRMLP
- the LOC134536714 gene encoding uncharacterized protein LOC134536714 isoform X1 encodes the protein MSHLLVFVQEKLQNCVVNIANKTISGYLDSEEMYANFFEALKKLGYVYSTRQSYVYAKGTEDYNGKMKIFFRYRCSKLGHVPGIDFFGSPFTIEKVSNMQCSRGPRYYPSKHRSPDDPRPLQRKRTFTITKKLGCPAVMSVRCVRVYPEFASTGSERNKHKMARKLRVALKEKSSVISYHRFYISVSSEDSHNHPITPYGKPSVAIARRRQQIIHPELVSEIERLVEQGITATREVKLLLDQYVRSKFSGDKELKKQSKAFSPKEYVITAHVFRAIFSQKRDLIDQEVLQETINEWKIQDNDDLFFFRPYEVVSAGGVHTLLFCHQTKWQQKLMLRYGRMCLLDAAYKTIKYALPLFFIAVKTNVGYIVVGTFVVQSENTTLITEALNVFKEWLPEWQPQFWMTDSSEMEIGAIENTFPESTIYLCAFHREQAWVRWVGESGNVACGDAEEILSMWRTIAASVDKSEFDCNVGEMNTSIVMQGNPNASHYFATHWLPEAPRWVQAFSDKDFETIVHVNNGIESQNKVLKHSYLCYNSDKSLTGMLKTVINSYLPDLYREYCYKNSSSNNFSSEIPSYLMNRPKHFIKHILAGISAARSEFSEDSITEVTDSIFAVQSCTDKTMFHCVDFSDATCNCIDFMKYRFPCKHMCAIFEFLPAYSFLRLNSAYINSPYITLDSDHGYFTVTGVINSSSTAAPTSKNGDPDKTQPTCDMTEEHGLQILTCQSHTKITPTPPTTTTTPTTTRDTCNLSEGHDADILTIHSSQSWNNCDQTVEVSTSEPSQRSGILSAQQRFRNTYERLIDLSCLCSDEQFLDEKTTLLLEIHKQMEKKIKGGSRSPLKNSVSPQTSQTALQRIKAKYRMLP